Proteins from a single region of Puntigrus tetrazona isolate hp1 chromosome 2, ASM1883169v1, whole genome shotgun sequence:
- the plppr4a gene encoding 2-lysophosphatidate phosphatase PLPPR4 has protein sequence MSAKERLKGKMTKDSVTLLPCFYFVELPILVSSVVSLYFLELTDIFKPVRSGYSCNDRSLSMPYIEPTKEVIPFLMLFSLAFAGPAVTIMIGEGILYCCLARRNIAIKTEANINAAGCNFNSYIRRAVRFVGVHVFGLCITALITDIIQLATGYHAPYFLTVCKPNYTSLNTSCDENSFIVDDICSGPDPAAINAGRKSFPSQHATLAAFAAVYISMYFNATLTDSSKLLKPLLVFSFIICGIICGLTRIIQFKNHAVDVYCGFLIGGGIAVYLGLYAVGNFKPSEDTSLKIHVHPPLRQPQPPQPPPQPQPVVPPPAMREPLRPLPNLNTDPPRLLPPKSLSMRERPTSARSESILLRGPSHRENMSSLKRASTEVECITPPSPLCKESFVTFSNTLPRVHSTGVEEPVPRRHAAIHASMDSTRSKQLLSQWKTKNENRKLSLQVMEAEAGQLSPQRNMELRCSSEPSAMGLDGELRGGPPGQYMKLAASAVPLANHNSSGGLTGGARVSIQSRPGSSQLVHIPEETQENVSFSPHEDGGELNDGGGGVGNARSKWLKVAEKSTACRTNSQPRIMQVIAMSKQQGMLHGSPKSEGSTVSCTGSIRYKALMDQEPNSGIIRVEAHPENKPVVKPPSTDGSGSWRWKPQERVSIRQSLELNDLNRDSESCESLKDGYGSIDGNRSLPDMSNPHHPHFHHHHHQQSITTIRVTPVEASSEATSETLSTTSSRDSTLRRKGNIILLPDRGPSPDNARNLPHFFKPSPTPPPILTFKE, from the exons ATGTCCGCGAAGGAAAGACTCAAAGGCAAGATGACCAAAGACAGCGTTACCTTGCTGCCCTGCTTCTATTTCGTGGAG CTCCCAATTCTGGTGTCCTCCGTGGTCAGCTTATACTTCTTGGAGCTGACAGATATTTTCAAGCCAGTGCGTTCAGGCTACAGCTGCAATGACCGCAGTCTCAGCATGCCTTACATTGAGCCCACAAAGGAGGTCATCCCCTTCCTCATGCTCTTCAGTCTGGCTTTCGCCGGGCCAGCGGTGACG ATTATGATTGGGGAAGGGATCCTGTACTGCTGCTTGGCCAGAAGAAACATCGCCATCAAAACAGAGGCTAACATAAACGCTGCCGGCTGCAATTTCAATTCTTACATCCGACGAGCTGTGAGGTTTGTGG GGGTCCATGTGTTTGGCTTGTGCATCACCGCACTCATCACAGATATTATCCAGTTGGCCACAGGATACCATGCTCCCTACTTCCTCACTGTGTGCAAGCCCAACTACACCAGCCTCAACACTTCCTGTGATGAAAACTCTTTCATTGTGGATGACATCTGCTCTGGGCCTGATCCAGCAGCAATCAACGCTGGCAG GAAGTCCTTCCCATCTCAGCACGCCACTCTGGCAGCTTTTGCGGCTGTGTACATCTCC ATGTACTTTAATGCCACTCTGACTGACTCATCAAAGCTGCTGAAGCCACTCCTGGTGTTTTCCTTCATCATCTGCGGCATTATCTGTGGCCTGACTCGCATAATTCAGTTCAAGAACCATGCCGTGGATGTCTACTGTGGCTTTCTTATCGGAGGGGGCATAGCCGTCTACCTG GGTCTGTATGCAGTTGGAAACTTTAAACCTAGTGAAGACACATCTCTAAAGATACATGTACATCCTCCTCTCCGGCAACCACAGCCACCGCAACCTCCACCACAACCCCAGCCAGTGGTGCCTCCACCTGCTATGCGGGAGCCTCTGAGACCTCTACCAAACCTGAACACAGATCCACCACGCTTACTGCCACCTAAGAGCCTGAGCATGCGGGAACGTCCCACCTCAGCTCGTTCTGAGAGCATCCTTCTACGTGGCCCGTCCCACAGAGAGAACATGTCCAGTTTGAAAAGGGCAAGCACAGAGGTAGAGTGCATTACGCCTCCTAGTCCCCTCTGCAAGGAGAGCTTTGTGACATTCAGTAACACTCTGCCCCGCGTGCACTCAACTGGAGTCGAAGAACCGGTGCCTCGCCGCCATGCTGCTATCCATGCCTCCATGGACTCCACACGCTCCAAGCAGCTGCTCTCACAATGGAAGACCAAGAATGAGAACCGCAAGCTGTCTCTGCAGGTGATGGAGGCTGAGGCTGGACAACTGTCTCCCCAGCGAAACATGGAGCTCCGCTGCAGCTCTGAACCCTCAGCCATGGGCTTAGATGGTGAGCTCCGTGGTGGGCCTCCCGGGCAGTACATGAAGCTAGCCGCTAGTGCTGTGCCATTAGCCAATCATAATAGCTCTGGTGGTCTAACTGGTGGAGCCAGGGTATCGATCCAGTCACGACCAGGATCATCCCAACTGGTGCACATTCCTGAAGAAACCCAAGAGAATGTAAGCTTCTCACCTCACGAGGATGGTGGGGAGCTGAATGACGGTGGGGGAGGGGTTGGGAATGCACGGTCGAAATGGTTGAAGGTGGCAGAGAAGAGCACCGCCTGTCGGACTAACAGCCAGCCACGAATCATGCAGGTCATCGCAATGTCTAAGCAGCAGGGCATGTTGCACGGCAGTCCTAAAAGTGAGGGGAGCACCGTGAGTTGTACCGGATCCATCCGTTACAAAGCCCTCATGGATCAGGAACCCAACTCAGGCATCATTCGAGTGGAAGCCCACCCTGAGAACAAGCCTGTGGTTAAACCACCATCTACAGATGGCAGCGGGTCCTGGAGGTGGAAACCGCAGGAGCGGGTCAGCATCAGGCAGTCCCTTGAGCTCAACGACCTGAACCGGGACTCCGAGAGCTGTGAGTCATTGAAAGATGGCTATGGCTCCATCGATGGCAATCGGAGCCTACCTGACATGAGCAACCCACATCATCCCCATTTccaccatcaccaccatcaaCAGAGTATCACCACCATCCGAGTCACACCAGTGGAAGCCAGCAGTGAAGCCACGTCAGAAACTCTCTCCACCACCTCCAGTCGAGACTCCACACTACGCAGGAAAGGCAACATCATCCTGCTGCCCGACAGAGGACCTAGTCCTGATAATGCCAGGAACCTGCCTCACTTTTTCAAACCCTCCCCTACACCTCCCCCCATTTTGACTTTCAAGGAGTAA